One Melanotaenia boesemani isolate fMelBoe1 chromosome 8, fMelBoe1.pri, whole genome shotgun sequence DNA segment encodes these proteins:
- the LOC121644739 gene encoding peroxynitrite isomerase THAP4-like, translating into MPSSSNSASSVELNPALEPVNWLLGTWESDEPGQGGFHSIKPFSYTEKLHFSHMGQPAMHFMFSASPEDSSKPSHRECGFIRMQPKTNRVAFIIAQDSGLVEIEEGELTGKQLTLKTHKLERISFAKEPHVQQICRVFQLRPDGKLAQTVSMTLDKKEPTQYLNITYVKTS; encoded by the exons ATGCCATCTTCTTCCAACAGTGCCT CTTCAGTGGAGCTGAACCCAGCCCTTGAACCTGTCAACTGGTTGCTGGGTACCTGGGAGAGTGATGAACCTGGACAGGGAGGCTTCCACTCCATCAAACCTTTCAGCTACACAGAGAAGCTGCACTTCAGCCACATGGGACAACCAGCAATGCACTTCAT GTTCAGTGCCTCTCCTGAAGATTCATCTAAGCCTTCACACAGAGAATGTGGCTTCATTCGAATGCAGCCAAAGACCAACAGAGTGGCTTTCATTATTGCACAGGACTCAG GTCTGGTGGAGATTGAAGAGGGAGAGCTCACAGGAAAGCAGCTGACCTTGAAGACCCACAAGTTGGAAAGAATCTCTTTTGCCAAGGAGCCCCACGTGCAGCAG ATTTGTCGAGTGTTTCAGCTACGACCAGATGGGAAGTTGGCGCAGACGGTTTCTATGACACTAGACAAGAAGGAACCTACTCAGTACTTGAACATCACCTACGTTAAAACATCTTGA
- the LOC121644805 gene encoding peroxynitrite isomerase THAP4-like: protein MFMLIASVELNPALEPLNWLLGTWESDEPGQGGFHSSKPFSYTEKLHFSHMGQPAMHFMFNASPEDSSKPSHRECGFIRMQPKTNRVAFIIAQDSGLVEIEEGELTGNQLNLQTQKLERISFASKPHVQQMCRVIQLRPDGKLEQTVSMATDKQPLTQHLHIITCHQLS from the exons atgtttatgcTAATAGCTTCAGTGGAGCTGAACCCAGCCCTTGAACCTCTCAACTGGTTGCTGGGTACCTGGGAGAGTGATGAACCTGGACAGGGAGGCTTCCACTCCAGCAAACCTTTCAGCTAcacagaaaagctgcacttcAGCCACATGGGACAACCAGCAATGCACTTCAT GTTCAATGCCTCTCCTGAAGATTCATCTAAGCCTTCACACAGAGAATGTGGCTTCATTCGAATGCAGCCAAAGACCAACAGAGTGGCTTTCATTATTGCACAGGACTCAG GTCTGGTGGAGATTGAAGAGGGAGAGCTTACAGGGAATCAATTGAATCTGCAGACCCAAAAGTTGGAAAGAATCTCTTTTGCCAGCAAACCCCATGTACAGCAG ATGTGTCGAGTAATTCAGCTGCGACCAGATGGGAAGCTTGAGCAGACTGTTTCCATGGCTACAGACAAGCAGCCGCTGACTCAACACTTGCACATCATCACCTGCCATCAGTTATCTTAG
- the LOC121644100 gene encoding peroxynitrite isomerase THAP4-like: MPSSSNSASSVELNPALEPVNWLLGTWESDEPGQGGFHSIKPFSYTEKLHFSHMGQPAMHFMFNASPEDSSKPSHRECGFIRMQPKTNRVAFIIAQDSGLVEIEEGELTGKQLTLKTHKLERISFAKEPHVQQICRVFQLRPDGKLAQTVSMTLDKKEPTQYLNITYVKTS, translated from the exons ATGCCATCTTCTTCCAACAGTGCCT CTTCAGTGGAGCTGAACCCAGCCCTTGAACCTGTCAACTGGTTGCTGGGTACCTGGGAGAGTGATGAACCTGGACAGGGAGGCTTCCACTCCATCAAACCTTTCAGCTACACAGAGAAGCTGCACTTCAGCCACATGGGACAACCAGCAATGCACTTCAT GTTCAATGCCTCTCCTGAAGACTCATCTAAGCCTTCACACAGAGAATGTGGCTTCATTCGAATGCAGCCAAAGACCAACAGAGTGGCTTTCATTATTGCACAGGACTCAG GTCTGGTGGAGATTGAAGAGGGAGAGCTCACAGGAAAGCAGCTGACCTTGAAGACCCACAAGTTGGAAAGAATCTCTTTTGCCAAGGAGCCCCACGTGCAGCAG ATTTGTCGAGTGTTTCAGCTACGACCAGATGGGAAGTTGGCGCAGACGGTTTCTATGACACTAGACAAGAAGGAACCTACTCAGTACTTGAACATCACCTACGTTAAAACATCTTGA